A region from the Drosophila takahashii strain IR98-3 E-12201 chromosome 2L, DtakHiC1v2, whole genome shotgun sequence genome encodes:
- the Hrs gene encoding hepatocyte growth factor-regulated tyrosine kinase substrate isoform X1 — translation MFRSSFDKNLENATSHLRLEPDWPSILLICDEINQKDVTPKNAFAAIKKKMNSPNPHSSCYSLLVLESIVKNCGAPVHEEVFTKENCEMFSSFLESTPHENVRQKMLELVQTWANAFRSSDKYQAIKDTMTILKAKGHTFPELREADAMFTADTAPNWADGRVCHRCRVEFTFTNRKHHCRNCGQVFCGQCTAKQCPLPKYGIEKEVRVCDGCFAALQRPTSGGGGGKSASRPADSELPAEYLNSTLAQQVQTPARKTEAELKEEEELQLALALSQSEAEQQKPKQQAQPAAAYRMQQRSPSPEAPPPEPKEYHQQQQPEEANNPELAKYLNRSYWEQRKISESSSMASPSAPSPMPPTPQPQQIMPLQTKSADELQIDEFAANMRTQVEIFVNRMKSNSSRGRSISNDSSVQTLFMTLTSLHSQQLSYIKEMDDKRMWYEQLQDKLTQIKDSRAALDQLRQEHVEKLRRIAEEQERQRQMQMAQKLDIMRKKKQEYLQYQRQLALQRIQEQEREMQLRQEQQKAQYLMGQAAPPFPYMPPSAVPQHGSPSHQLNNVYNPYAAGYLPQAPAPAPNGHGQFQAIPPGMYNPSMQQPMPPNLQQPGGLMQQPAPPGNAQMMPPMPENQFANNPAILQQPQAPQAQQLSNPQMPFQQQPPQQIPGQQPQQIPGQQPQQIPGQQPQQIHMMLQQQPPAPQAAPPVTEITNNQVQAVAAAPAPPQNEPKAEEPATAELISFD, via the exons atGTTTCGATCGAGTTTTGATAAAAACTTAG AAAATGCCACGAGTCATCTGCGTTTGGAGCCCGACTGGCCCTccatcctcttaatttgcgATGAAATCAATCAGAAAGATGTCAC TCCCAAGAATGCCTTTGCTGCCATTAAGAAGAAGATGAACTCCCCGAATCCCCACTCGTCCTGCTATTCCCTTCTGGTCCTCGAGAGCATCGTCAAGAACTGCGGAGCCCCCGTTCACGAGGAGGTCTTCACCAAGGAGAACTGCGAGATGTTCAGCAGCTTCCTGGAGTCCACGCCCCACGAGAACGTCCGCCAGAAGATGCTCGAACTGGTCCAGACATGGGCCAATGCCTTCCGGTCATCGGACAAATACCAGGCCATCAAG gaTACCATGACCATCCTGAAGGCCAAGGGGCACACCTTCCCGGAGCTGCGAGAGGCGGACGCCATGTTCACGGCGGACACGGCGCCCAACTGGGCGGATGGCAGGGTGTGCCATCGCTGTCGCGTGGAGTTCACCTTCACCAACCGGAAGCACCATTGCCGCAACTGCGGCCAGGTCTTCTGTGGCCAGTGCACCGCCAAGCAGTGTCCGCTGCCCAAGTACGGAATCGAGAAGGAGGTGCGCGTCTGCGACGGCTGCTTCGCTGCCCTCCAGCGTCCGAcgagcggaggaggaggcggaaaGTCCGCTTCTCGACCGGCGGACAGCGAGTTGCCGGCGGAGTATCTGAACAGCACATTGGCCCAGCAAGTGCAG ACACCAGCCCGCAAGACCGAGGCGGAActcaaggaggaggaggaactgcAGCTGGCCCTGGCGCTCAGTCAATCGGAGGCGGAGCAACAGAAGCCCAAGCAGCAGGCTCAGCCAGCTGCAGCCTATCGCATGCAGCAGAGGTCGCCCAGCCCGGAGGCACCGCCTCCAGAGCCCAAGGAGtaccatcagcagcagcagccggagGAGGCGAACAATCCGGAGCTGGCGAAGTACTTGAACCGCAGCTACTGGGAGCAGCGCAAGATCAGCGAATCCTCCTCGATGGCAAGTCCCTCGGCGCCGAGTCCCATGCCACCGACTCCGCAGCCCCAGCAAATTATGCCCTTGCAAACTAAAAGCGCCGATGAGTTGCAGATCGATGAGTTTGCCGCCAATATGCGCACCCAGGTGGAGATCTTCGTCAACCGCATGAAATCCAACTCGAGTCGTGGTCGCAGCATCTCCAACGATTCCTCGGTGCAGACGCTCTTTATGACCCTGACTTCGCTGCACTCGCAGCAGTTGTCGTACATCAAGGAGATGGACGACAAGCGCATGTGGTACGAGCAGCTGCAGGACAAGCTCACCCAGATCAAGGATTCGCGGGCGGCGCTGGATCAACTGCGACAGGAGCATGTGGAAAAGCTGCGAAGGATTGCCGAGGAGCAGGAGCGTCAGCGGCAGATGCAAATGGCCCAGAAACTGGACATAATGCGCAAGAAGAAGCAGGAGTATCTGCAGTACCAGCGGCAATTGGCCCTGCAGCGCATCCAGGAGCAGGAGCGCGAGATGCAGTTGCGTCAGGAGCAGCAGAAGGCGCAGTATTTGATGGGTCAGGCGGCGCCACCGTTTCCCTACATGCCGCCGTCGGCGGTGCCGCAACATGGATCGCCGTCGCATCAGCTGAACAATGTGTACAATCCTTATGCGGCTGGCTATTTGCCACAGGCTCCGGCACCGGCTCCCAATGGACATGGCCAGTTCCAGGCCATTCCGCCGGGCATGTACAATCCGTCGATGCAACAGCCGATGCCTCCGAATCTCCAGCAGCCCGGCGGCTTAATGCAGCAGCCGGCGCCGCCTGGAAATGCCCAGATGATGCCGCCCATGCCCGAAAATCAGTTCGCCAACAATCCAGCAATCCTACAGCAGCCACAGGCTCCGCAGGCACAACAGCTTTCCAATCCGCAGATGCCATTTCAACAGCAGCCGCCTCAGCAAATTCCTGGTCAACAGCCACAGCAAATTCCCGGTCAGCAGCCACAGCAAATTCCCGGTCAGCAGCCTCAGCAAATTCACATgatgctgcagcagcaacctcCAGCTCCACAGGCTGCACCTCCAGTCACCGAAATCACCAACAACCAAGTCCAGGCGGTGGCTGCTGCACCTGCTCCGCCGCAAAACGAGCCGAAAGCCGAAGAGCCAGCCACAGCGGAGCTTATTAGCTTCGATTAA
- the Hrs gene encoding hepatocyte growth factor-regulated tyrosine kinase substrate isoform X2, translating into MSSEEELSLEEESLDTMTILKAKGHTFPELREADAMFTADTAPNWADGRVCHRCRVEFTFTNRKHHCRNCGQVFCGQCTAKQCPLPKYGIEKEVRVCDGCFAALQRPTSGGGGGKSASRPADSELPAEYLNSTLAQQVQTPARKTEAELKEEEELQLALALSQSEAEQQKPKQQAQPAAAYRMQQRSPSPEAPPPEPKEYHQQQQPEEANNPELAKYLNRSYWEQRKISESSSMASPSAPSPMPPTPQPQQIMPLQTKSADELQIDEFAANMRTQVEIFVNRMKSNSSRGRSISNDSSVQTLFMTLTSLHSQQLSYIKEMDDKRMWYEQLQDKLTQIKDSRAALDQLRQEHVEKLRRIAEEQERQRQMQMAQKLDIMRKKKQEYLQYQRQLALQRIQEQEREMQLRQEQQKAQYLMGQAAPPFPYMPPSAVPQHGSPSHQLNNVYNPYAAGYLPQAPAPAPNGHGQFQAIPPGMYNPSMQQPMPPNLQQPGGLMQQPAPPGNAQMMPPMPENQFANNPAILQQPQAPQAQQLSNPQMPFQQQPPQQIPGQQPQQIPGQQPQQIPGQQPQQIHMMLQQQPPAPQAAPPVTEITNNQVQAVAAAPAPPQNEPKAEEPATAELISFD; encoded by the exons ATGAGCTCCGAGGAAGAACTAAGCCTAGAGGAGGAATCCCTA gaTACCATGACCATCCTGAAGGCCAAGGGGCACACCTTCCCGGAGCTGCGAGAGGCGGACGCCATGTTCACGGCGGACACGGCGCCCAACTGGGCGGATGGCAGGGTGTGCCATCGCTGTCGCGTGGAGTTCACCTTCACCAACCGGAAGCACCATTGCCGCAACTGCGGCCAGGTCTTCTGTGGCCAGTGCACCGCCAAGCAGTGTCCGCTGCCCAAGTACGGAATCGAGAAGGAGGTGCGCGTCTGCGACGGCTGCTTCGCTGCCCTCCAGCGTCCGAcgagcggaggaggaggcggaaaGTCCGCTTCTCGACCGGCGGACAGCGAGTTGCCGGCGGAGTATCTGAACAGCACATTGGCCCAGCAAGTGCAG ACACCAGCCCGCAAGACCGAGGCGGAActcaaggaggaggaggaactgcAGCTGGCCCTGGCGCTCAGTCAATCGGAGGCGGAGCAACAGAAGCCCAAGCAGCAGGCTCAGCCAGCTGCAGCCTATCGCATGCAGCAGAGGTCGCCCAGCCCGGAGGCACCGCCTCCAGAGCCCAAGGAGtaccatcagcagcagcagccggagGAGGCGAACAATCCGGAGCTGGCGAAGTACTTGAACCGCAGCTACTGGGAGCAGCGCAAGATCAGCGAATCCTCCTCGATGGCAAGTCCCTCGGCGCCGAGTCCCATGCCACCGACTCCGCAGCCCCAGCAAATTATGCCCTTGCAAACTAAAAGCGCCGATGAGTTGCAGATCGATGAGTTTGCCGCCAATATGCGCACCCAGGTGGAGATCTTCGTCAACCGCATGAAATCCAACTCGAGTCGTGGTCGCAGCATCTCCAACGATTCCTCGGTGCAGACGCTCTTTATGACCCTGACTTCGCTGCACTCGCAGCAGTTGTCGTACATCAAGGAGATGGACGACAAGCGCATGTGGTACGAGCAGCTGCAGGACAAGCTCACCCAGATCAAGGATTCGCGGGCGGCGCTGGATCAACTGCGACAGGAGCATGTGGAAAAGCTGCGAAGGATTGCCGAGGAGCAGGAGCGTCAGCGGCAGATGCAAATGGCCCAGAAACTGGACATAATGCGCAAGAAGAAGCAGGAGTATCTGCAGTACCAGCGGCAATTGGCCCTGCAGCGCATCCAGGAGCAGGAGCGCGAGATGCAGTTGCGTCAGGAGCAGCAGAAGGCGCAGTATTTGATGGGTCAGGCGGCGCCACCGTTTCCCTACATGCCGCCGTCGGCGGTGCCGCAACATGGATCGCCGTCGCATCAGCTGAACAATGTGTACAATCCTTATGCGGCTGGCTATTTGCCACAGGCTCCGGCACCGGCTCCCAATGGACATGGCCAGTTCCAGGCCATTCCGCCGGGCATGTACAATCCGTCGATGCAACAGCCGATGCCTCCGAATCTCCAGCAGCCCGGCGGCTTAATGCAGCAGCCGGCGCCGCCTGGAAATGCCCAGATGATGCCGCCCATGCCCGAAAATCAGTTCGCCAACAATCCAGCAATCCTACAGCAGCCACAGGCTCCGCAGGCACAACAGCTTTCCAATCCGCAGATGCCATTTCAACAGCAGCCGCCTCAGCAAATTCCTGGTCAACAGCCACAGCAAATTCCCGGTCAGCAGCCACAGCAAATTCCCGGTCAGCAGCCTCAGCAAATTCACATgatgctgcagcagcaacctcCAGCTCCACAGGCTGCACCTCCAGTCACCGAAATCACCAACAACCAAGTCCAGGCGGTGGCTGCTGCACCTGCTCCGCCGCAAAACGAGCCGAAAGCCGAAGAGCCAGCCACAGCGGAGCTTATTAGCTTCGATTAA
- the Pgk gene encoding phosphoglycerate kinase: MAFNKLSIENLDLDGKRVLMRVDFNVPIKEGKITSNQRIVAALDSVKLALSKKAKSVVLMSHLGRPDGNKNIKYTLAPVAAELKTLLGQDVTFLSDCVGAEVEAACKDPAPGSVILLENVRFYVEEEGKGVDASGGKVKADPAKVKEFRASLAKLGDVYVNDAFGTAHRAHSSMMGDGFEKRAAGLLLNKELKYFSQALDKPPNPFLAILGGAKVADKIQLIENLLDKVNEMIIGGGMAFTFLKVLNNMKIGGSLFDEEGSKIVQNLVEKAKKNNVQLHLPVDFVCGDKFAENAAVSEATVEAGIPDGHMGLDVGPKTRELFAAPIARSKLIVWNGPPGVFEFPNFANGTKSIMDGVVAATKNGTVSIIGGGDTASCCAKWNTEALVSHVSTGGGASLELLEGKTLPGVAALSNA, from the exons ATGGCCTTCAACAAGCTGAGCATCGAGAACCTGGACTTGGATGGCAAAAGGGTGCTGATGCG AGTGGACTTCAATGTGCCCATCAAGGAGGGCAAGATCACCAGCAACCAGAGGATCGTGGCTGCTTTGGATAGTGTCAAGTTGGCCCTGTCCAAGAAGGCCAAGTCGGTGGTGCTGATGTCCCATTTGGGTCGTCCCGATGGCAACAAGAACATCAAGTACACTCTCGCTCCCGTGGCCGCTGAGTTGAAGACCCTGCTCGGTCAGGATGTGACCTTCCTGAGCGACTGCGTCGGCGCCGAGGTGGAGGCCGCCTGCAAGGATCCCGCCCCGGGATCGGTCATTCTCCTTGAGAACGTTCGCTTCTACGTGGAGGAGGAGGGCAAGGGAGTGGACGCCAGCGGCGGCAAGGTGAAGGCCGATCCCGCCAAGGTCAAGGAGTTCCGCGCCAGCCTGGCCAAGCTGGGCGATGTCTATGTGAACGATGCCTTCGGCACCGCGCATCGCGCCCACAGTTCCATGATGGGCGATGGCTTCGAGAAGCGTGCCGCCGGTCTGCTGCTCAACAAGGAGTTGAAGTACTTCTCGCAGGCCCTGGACAAGCCCCCAAATCCCTTCCTGGCCATTCTCGGCGGCGCCAAGGTCGCGGACAAGATCCAGCTGATCGAGAACCTGCTGGACAAGGTCAACGAGATGATCATCGGCGGCGGCATGGCCTTCACTTTCCTGAAGGTCCTGAACAACATGAAGATCGGTGGCTCGCTGTTCGATGAGGAGGGTTCGAAGATCGTCCAGAATCTGGTGGAGAAGGCCAAGAAGAACAACGTGCAGCTGCATCTGCCGGTGGACTTTGTCTGCGGCGACAAGTTTGCCGAGAATGCCGCCGTGAGCGAGGCCACCGTGGAGGCGGGCATTCCCGATGGACACATGGGTCTGGATGTGGGTCCCAAGACCCGCGAGCTCTTCGCGGCGCCCATTGCCCGCTCCAAGCTGATCGTGTGGAACGG ACCCCCCGGCGTGTTCGAGTTCCCCAACTTCGCCAACGGCACCAAGTCCATCATGGACGGCGTGGTGGCCGCCACCAAGAACGGCACCGTCTCCATCATCGGCGGCGGCGACACTGCCTCCTGCTGCGCCAAGTGGAACACCGAGGCCCTCGTCTCGCACGTCTCCACCGGTGGCGGCGCCTCGCTGGAGCTCCTGGAGGGCAAGACACTGCCGGGCGTGGCCGCTCTGTCCAACGCCTAA
- the Cwc25 gene encoding pre-mRNA-splicing factor CWC25 homolog, with amino-acid sequence MGGGDLNLKKSWHPHTMKNQERVWKAEEQAKMEERKLEDLRKEINEERDREELRRLGESSGVLSNSGGAAGEAKLEWMYKNSTELINREEYLLGRKIDKSFETLQAEEHRQEQSTVGLKQSINHVEHDCVPFSIRTYRNLQSTEQVDMQRKTLEDPLMLIKQREMESRRKLLENPVKLKEIHRILKTEQDLKAAKEKKAKKSKKSKKSKKKKSKRRSSDEDDSESSDSDDDLDRKLARQVSKLKGDHGNGDLKLDKLLDAQYRTISKQLDMATKKKSKKSKRKGSSSSDESSDEEERPRRQRSREVESRRRDERKQSPEDRRQRERRRSRSPPEQRNRRRSPDERRIGRRSRSPQERKERRRSRSPQERKERRRSRSPQDRKQKRRTRSPEDRKERHRRPEESKETSKQRENRRSRSPEERSRSKRSRSQSSKRDDRRRSAERPTQRKEKETSRPTGKPKLSEADREARLREMMDNATWREADRTQVVRKHREAYAREEAQNRERDFDKEFINKEVKKAIANHNSIGDRIRANLNNIQRTASSMDSNFARK; translated from the exons ATGGGTGGCGGAGATCTA AACTTGAAGAAATCATGGCATCCGCACACGATGAAAAACCAGGAGCGCGTTTGGAAGGCGGAGGAGCAGGCGAAGATGGAGGAGCGCAAGCTGGAGGATCTGCGCAAGGAGATCAACGAGGAGCGGGACAGGGAGGAGCTGAGGCGGTTGGGCGAATCTTCTGGTGTACTGAGTAATAGTGGTGGAGCAGCCGGCGAGGCCAAACTTGAGTGGATGTACAAAA ACAGCACGGAGCTGATCAATCGCGAGGAGTACCTGCTGGGCCGCAAGATCGACAAGTCCTTCGAGACCCTGCAGGCCGAGGAGCACCGCCAGGAGCAGAGCACCGTGGGCCTCAAGCAGTCCATCAATCATGTGGAGCACGACTGCGTGCCCTTCTCCATCCGCACCTATCGCAATCTGCAGTCCACCGAACAGGTCGACATGCAGCGCAAGACCCTCGAGGATCCGCTGATGCTCATCAAGCAGCGCGAGATGGAATCCCGTCGAAAACTCCTCGAGAATCCCGTCAAACTGAAGGAAATCCATCGCATCCTCAAGACTGAACAGGATCTAAAGGCCGCCAAGGAGAAAAAGGCCAAGAAGAGCAAAAAGTCCAAGAAGtccaaaaagaagaagagcaAAAGGCGATCCAGCGATGAGGATGACAGCGAGAGCAGCGATAGCGACGATGATCTGGACAGAAAACTGGCCCGCCAGGTCAGCAAACTCAAGGGCGACCACGGCAATGGTGACCTCAAGTTGGACAAACTGCTGGACGCCCAGTATCGCACCATTTCCAAGCAACTAGACATGGCGACCAAGAAAAAGTCAAAGAAATCCAAGCgaaaaggcagcagcagcagcgacgaAAGTAGTGATGAGGAGGAAAGGCCCAGGCGACAAAGATCTAGGGAAGTTGAGTCAAGGAGAAGGGATGAGAGGAAGCAGAGTCCAGAAGACAGAAGGCAGAGGGAGAGACGCAGAAGCAGAAGCCCTCCAGAGCAAAGGAACAGACGGAGGAGTCCAGACGAGAGAAGGATAGGGCGGAGGAGCAGAAGTCCTCAAGAAAGAAAGGAAAGGCGGAGAAGCAGAAGTCCCCAAGAGCGAAAAGAAAGACGGAGGAGCAGAAGTCCCCAAGATAGAAAGCAGAAACGGAGGACCAGGAGTCCAGAAGACAGAAAAGAGAGACACCGACGCCCAGAAGAAAGCAAGGAAACCTCTAAACAGAGAGAAAATCGCAGGAGCAGAAGCCCCGAGGAGCGTTCTAGATCCAAACGCAGCAGGAGCCAAAGTTCCAAAAGAGATGACCGGCGAAGGAGTGCCGAAAGACCAACTCAACGAAAGGAAAAGGAGACCAGTCGTCCCACCGGCAAACCCAAGCTCAGCGAAGCCGATCGCGAAGCTCGTCTGCGCGAGATGATGGACAATGCGACTTGGAGGGAAGCGGATCGCACCCAGGTGGTCCGCAAGCACCGCGAAGCCTATGCTCGCGAGGAGGCGCAAAATCGTGAACGAGACTTTGACAAGGAGTTCATCAACAAGGAGGTCAAGAAGGCCATCGCCAACCACAACTCCATTGGCGATCGCATCCGGGCCAATCTGAACAACATTCAGCGCACCGCCTCCTCCATGGACAGCAACTTTGCCCGCAAATAA
- the LOC108064016 gene encoding phosphoglycerate kinase — MLFLQRNFFKFLAKSNLSPNSAKSLRYFSTDDCNGKKSQAKKLSLKNVDVTGKKVFMRVDFNVPMKDGKITNNQRIVAALPSIKYALDKKCKSLVLASHLGRPDGKKDKKFSLEPVAKELEKVLGKPVCFLEDCVGDQTLEALKDPPEGSVLLLENLRFYAEETGSSKDENKKKVKADPQKVKEFRAKLAQLGEIYVNDAFGTAHRPHSSMMGDGYKVRAAGFLLDKELEYFAKVLHNPATPFLAILGGAKIADKIPLITNLLNNVSAMIISGGMAFTFLKVLNNMEIGKSLFDEKGAKMVDDIVCKAKDKNVNILFPVDFVIANKIDQKPDKIDFVEATKGIPKDMMGLDHGEISSALFAGAICASKTIVWNGPPGLFENELFSQGTQSMLEAVIGATKRGATTIVGGGDTATACMKFGGADKVSHVSTGGGASLELLEGKILPGVAALSDA, encoded by the exons ATGCTTTTTTTGCAACgtaattttttcaagtttttagcTAAATCAAATCTAAGCCCGAATTCAGCCAAGTCTTTACGATATTTTAGCACAGATGACTGCAATGGGAAGAAATCTCAAGCAAAGAAGTtgagtttgaaaaatgtcgaTGTGACgggaaaaaaagtttttatgag agtgGACTTTAATGTACCCATGAAAGATGgtaaaataacaaacaatCAACGAATTGTGGCTGCCCTTCCAAGCATAAAATATGCTTTGGATAAAAAGTGCAAGTCTTTA GTTTTGGCTTCCCACTTGGGACGTCCTGATGGCAAAAAGGACAAGAAGTTCAGCCTGGAGCCGGTGGCCAAGGAGCTGGAGAAGGTGCTGGGAAAGCCGGTCTGTTTCCTAGAAGACTGTGTCGGTGATCAGACTCTGGAAGCTCTGAAGGATCCGCCCGAAGGCAGCGTCCTGCTGCTGGAGAACCTACGCTTCTACGCCGAGGAGACGGGCAGCAGCAAGGATGAGAACAAGAAGAAGGTCAAGGCCGATCCCCAGAAGGTCAAGGAGTTCCGGGCCAAGTTGGCGCAGCTTGGCGAGATTTATGTGAATGATGCCTTCGGAACCGCCCATCGTCCGCACAGTTCCATGATGGGCGATGGCTACAAGGTGCGTGCCGCCGGCTTCCTTTTGGACAAGGAACTCGAGTACTTTGCCAAGGTTCTCCACAATCCAGCGACTCCCTTTTTGGCAATTTTAGGAGGCGCCAAGATAGCAGATAAAATTCCACTGATTACCAATCTCCTGAATAACGTATCCGCCATGATAATATCCGGTGGCATGGCTTTTACATTTCTAAAAGTCCTCAACAACATGGAGATTGGAAAGTCCCTGTTCGACGAGAAGGGAGCCAAAATGGTAGATGATATTGTCTGCAAGGCAAAGGATAAGAATGTGAATATACTATTTCCGGTTGACTTCGTGATCGCCAACAAGATCGACCAGAAGCCGGATAAAATCGATTTTGTTGAGGCTACCAAGGGCATACCAAAGGATATGATGGGTCTGGATCATGGCGAGATATCCAGTGCGCTGTTTGCAGGCGCCATTTGTGCATCCAAAACGATAGTTTGGAATGGGCCGCCTGGTTTGTTCGAGAACGAGTTATTCTCCCAGGGAACCCAGTCCATGTTGGAGGCGGTAATCGGAGCCACTAAAAGGGGAGCCACCACAATTGTGGGCGGAGGTGATACGGCCACGGCTTGCATGAAGTTCGGTGGAGCGGACAAGGTATCACATGTGTCCACCGGTGGAGGAGCTTCGCTGGAGCTGCTGGAAGGGAAGATTCTACCAGGGGTAGCTGCTCTCTCAGATGCCTAA